The Doryrhamphus excisus isolate RoL2022-K1 chromosome 1, RoL_Dexc_1.0, whole genome shotgun sequence genome includes a window with the following:
- the toporsa gene encoding topoisomerase I binding, arginine/serine-rich a → MSDIKIALQQNQKRDRKKTPEAKSAEVSPDSKCPICLDIFNNISYLDICLHKFCFRCIHEWSKNKAECPLCKQPFKSIYHSIKSEKDFKQYDLKPVTNGSFGMFGGVRFRYRTTLTGMQRQRWGRTSPPPDNGVLFESSVNPPQQHPRYIRRMMMRMAAKRRAASEGRPLQNVREQEMVNFRRELYRQGLRVRTVRDGGRCRDTSADFYRRNPACLHRLIPWLKRELLVLYGAHGYLVNVVQHIIMSRITRVDMEDRAMQEDLRPFLQGRTDHFLHEFISFAKSPFNLEAYDQHAVYEGSAHSSNSDSSSTSSVIAISEDENNSVHLEPPRTPGYTTSNLSHSLWDDETPGPSYSTTAEQSRTERETVQESDTDSSIEEEAQELEDSSQKQGNSTHVQAEECLSSDSDDCVIVGFVKPSAERTPELVHLTSDSEPLSDDDKELPKPQHIRFTSVTPPVSPEDRSQGRCSTLNYGHCNTSSESESKDRRRRDQSSQKHVSKDRKHKRKRSSRERERRHHKSSVTSHSRDYWYYSSKDFYHTKSDRKYQRKESDCHLSSRKHMGRCSRSRSRSRDSRRRDRRMSRSRTYSSSRSPSASSRSHHDKPGGKRKYKTRHLEDPSKDDAAAETKDKNTKEESSLKLQLNERSASHRSRHHKKKKKHKKKSRRHKSREGAEKCSSDLITIDSDSDHANSDTRAATSSRDQTIDSYSPVVS, encoded by the coding sequence ATGTCTGACATCAAGATTGCCCTTCAGCAGAACCAGAAAAGGGACAGGAAGAAAACACCAGAAGCCAAATCTGCCGAGGTGTCACCAGACTCAAAATGTCCTATCTGCTTGGACATATTTAACAACATTTCCTACCTGGACATCTGCCTGCACAAGTTTTGTTTTCGTTGCATCCATGAGTGGTCCAAGAATAAGGCCGAATGTCCTTTATGCAAGCAGCCGTTTAAGTCAATATATCACAGTATCAAATCAGAGAAGGACTTTAAACAATATGACCTGAAGCCAGTGACTAATGGGTCCTTCGGGATGTTTGGTGGGGTGCGCTTTAGGTACCGCACTACTCTTACTGGGATGCAACGACAACGATGGGGAAGAACCTCCCCACCACCGGACAACGGGGTCCTATTCGAATCTTCAGTAAATCCACCCCAGCAACACCCTCGCTACATCAGGCgcatgatgatgaggatggcGGCCAAGAGGAGAGCTGCAAGTGAGGGCAGGCCGCTGCAGAATGTGAGAGAGCAAGAAATGGTCAACTTCAGGCGGGAACTCTACCGCCAGGGATTGAGGGTTCGCACCGTCCGTGATGGTGGTCGCTGCCGAGACACCTCAGCTGATTTCTATCGCCGGAATCCTGCCTGCTTACACAGACTCATTCCCTGGCTTAAACGAGAGCTGTTGGTGCTATATGGGGCTCATGGCTATCTGGTTAACGTGGTTCAGCACATCATCATGTCGCGCATCACTCGTGTCGATATGGAAGACAGGGCCATGCAGGAGGATCTCCGGCCATTTCTTCAGGGTCGCACAGATCATTTTCTGCACGAGTTCATCAGCTTTGCAAAGTCCCCTTTCAACTTGGAAGCCTATGATCAGCACGCTGTGTACGAGGGCTCGGCCCACTCTTCGAATTCCGATAGCAGTTCCACCTCATCTGTAATAGCTATCTCTGAGGATGAAAACAACTCCGTGCACTTGGAACCCCCTAGAACACCAGGGTACACCACGTCCAACTTGAGCCACTCCCTATGGGACGATGAGACGCCAGGTCCATCATACTCTACAACGGCAGAACAAAGCAGGACAGAAAGGGAGACGGTCCAAGAATCGGATACAGATAGCAGTATTGAGGAGGAAGCACAAGAGTTGGAAGATTCTTCACAAAAACAAGGAAACTCAACCCATGTTCAAGCTGAGGAATGTTTGTCCTCAGACAGCGACGACTGTGTCATTGTGGGTTTTGTGAAGCCGAGTGCAGAGAGAACTCCTGAGCTTGTGCACCTCACCTCAGATTCTGAACCTTTAAGTGATGACGATAAAGAGCTTCCAAAACCGCAGCATATTCGTTTCACCAGTGTCACTCCTCCAGTTTCGCCCGAAGACCGCAGCCAAGGAAGATGCAGTACTCTCAACTATGGCCACTGCAACACATCCAGCGAATCTGAAAGTAAAGACAGACGCCGTCGTGACCAGTCAAGCCAAAAACACGTCTCCAAAGACAGAAAGCACAAGAGGAAGAGGTCAAGTAGAGAACGCGAACGCAGACACCACAAGAGCTCAGTTACCAGTCACAGTAGAGACTATTGGTACTACAGTAGCAAAGACTTTTACCACACAAAATCTGACCGTAAATACCAAAGAAAAGAGAGTGACTGCCATCTCAGCAGCCGAAAACATATGGGGCGATGCTCTCGCTCCAGGAGCCGCAGCAGGGACTCGAGGCGACGAGACAGAAGGATGTCTCGGTCCAGGACTTATTCCAGCAGTCGCTCCCCATCGGCGAGCTCAAGATCTCACCACGACAAGCCTGGTGGCAAGAGAAAGTACAAAACGCGACATCTAGAGGACCCTTCCAAAGATGATGCAGCCGCTGAAACAAAAGATAAGAACACTAAAGAGGAGAGTAGTCTGAAATTGCAGCTCAACGAGCGAAGTGCTTCCCACCGCAGCAGGCATcataagaaaaagaagaaacacAAGAAGAAGAGCAGAAGGCACAAGAGCAGAGAGGGTGCAGAGAAATGTTCGTCGGATCTCATCACCATTGACAGCGACAGCGATCATGCCAACAGTGATACCCGGGCTGCAACCTCCAGCAGGGACCAGACAATAGATTCATATTCCCCAGTGGTGTCTTAA